In Macaca mulatta isolate MMU2019108-1 chromosome 16, T2T-MMU8v2.0, whole genome shotgun sequence, the sequence tcaggagttcaatacaagtctgactaacatggtgaaacccgatttctactaaaaatgcaaaaagtagccaggcatggtggcgtgcacctgtagtcccagctactcaggaggctaaggcaggagtatctcttgaacctgggaggcagaggttacgatgagccaagatcactccactgcactccagcctgggtgacagagcaagactccatctaaaaaaataataataataaaataaaatgtttttcttattataaaaagtgttgtaatcccaacactttgggaggcctaggcaggaggatcgcttgagctcaggagtttgaaacccacctaggcaacataatgagacctcgtttctattaaaaataaaattaggccgggcacggtggctcaagcctgtaatcccagcactttgggaggccgagacgggcggatcacgaggtcaggagatcgagaccatcctggctaacacggtgaaaccctgtctctactaaaaatacacgaaaattagccagacgaggtggcgggcgcctgtagtcccagctactcgggaggctgaggcaggagaatggcgtgaacccgggggggcggagcttgcagtgagccgagatcgcgccactgcactccagcctggggcacagagcaagactccgtctcaaaaaaaaaaaaagaaaaattagccgggcctggagcacacctgtggtaccagctgCTCGGGAtcctaaggcaggaggatcacttgagcccaggaggtcgaggtggcattgagctgtgatagtgccactgcactccagcctgggctgcagaacAAGATCCTGTATTATCTGTTTAATTGAAAGTTTTAATATAATTGTTAATAATGGCTATGTTTATTAATATACATTCATTgtagaaaatgttaaaattgcaGAAATGAGTAAAGAAGAGACAAATCACCCGTAATCTGTTTTACTACCACAATTAAGTACTGTTTACgtgttttcttcttgttgtttgagacagggtctctgtcgcccggactggagtgcagtggcacgatctcatctcactgcagcctcaacctcctagtctcaaaccatcctcccacctcagcgtcctgaatatctgggactataggcacacaccaccatgcctggctaatttttgtatttttttgtagagatggggttttgccacgttgcccaggctggtctcgaactcctgggctcgagtgatcctcctgccttggtctcccaaaagtgctgctgttacagctgtgagccaccgtacctggcctgaTTACATGGTACTGTACCTCTTTGCACTCTGTGATACATTCAAGCACATGtttacatgcacatatatgtgaatattttaGATGTGTATTCGTATAGTTACATTTACAAAGCTTATTGCCATACGTAGAAATTCATAATCTGTTTTACATTTTGTGAATACTTTTTGAGTGATGTTGAATATCAGTGACGATGTCTTTACTGTTGGTTGCCTTTAGCGTCTCAGAATAATTACCGCGTCGATGCCAACCAGGAGCTGCTGGCCATTGGTAAGACCCCAGCTGTGGGGAAGAACCCCTGTGGGCCTCCAGGGACCCGGGGCTGCCCCTCTGTGTCTCCTGCGTCATAGGAAGACCGTGATGGTGGTGATGAACTGGGAGGGCAGAGGTGGCCCCAGATGGGCTCTTctggaatattttgttttgttttgggtttttgagacggagcctcgctctgttgcccaggtaggagtgcggtggcgcgacctcggctcactacaacctccgcctcccagattcaagcgattctcctgcctcagcctcctgagtagctgggattacaggcgtgtgccaccacgcctggctaatttttgtatttttagtagagacggggttttaccatgttggccaggctggtctcgaactcctgacctcaggtgatctgcctgcctcggcctcccaaagtgctgaggttacaggcgtaagctaccgcTCCTGGCTCTTCTGGAATATTAATAAGAACTGGTTCCAGACCTCCACACTGCTCAGTTTAACCCCTAAGAATAAGGAGCTGACATCTGTTATCTGTCCTACCACTTGCTGAGCACCTGTGCTGTGTACCCGACCCTGAGGTCCGTAGCCTTGGTCTAGATCCAGGAACACCTGGAATGTCCCACCTCAAGGAGGGAGCGCCCAGGGACAGGGTCGAGAGCTGAAGGCTGTGGCCAGGGGAGTCCAGAGGAGTCTTCTGATTGTACCCGCACCCTGCCTTGTGCCTCCCTCCAGGCAGGGGCAGGTGGATTCATGAAGACTCGGGGGCCCCAAGTTGCATGCCTGTGGATGGGGGTCATGCCCGCTTTCACCGTTTAGTTTCCTCTTGTTATATCTCTGCAGGCTGACTTCTTAGTGGTATATTTTGAGACCAcagtgtgaatatatatatatttttgtgtgtgtgagactgaatcttgctttgtcgcccaggctagagggcagtggtgcaatctcagctcactgcaacctctgccttctgggttcatccgattctcccgcctcagcctcctgagtagctgagactacaggcacgtgccaccatgcctggctactttttgtatttttagtagggttggggtttcaccatattggccaggctggtctcaagctcctgacatcgtgatccgcccgcctcagcctcccaaagtgctgggattacaggtgcccgccaccgcacccggcccagtatGAATCTTAAATTCAGTTATCGTGACTGAATCGTGGGACCCAGGCCTTCCTGCCTTTCCTTCTCGCCCCTCATGAGACTGGCGCAGGGTAACCCAGGAAGCACCATGAGCTTCTTCCCAAGGGGTGTCCACCCTGACAATTTCCTGAGAGCCATTTGGCTTCTTGACAGCAAAGTGAGTGACCCAGGTTGGGTCACAAAGGGACGTTGCCTGGGCTCCTCTCTGAGCCATGGAGAGCAGGGCACTGTCTAGTTGAGTGGCGGAGCTCGGGCTTCCTAGGACTCACACACTCTCAGGCTGAGAAAATCCACAGCCTCCCCGAAACCTCCCAGTAAATCTTCCAAATGCGATTTCCCAGAGCATCCCATTCCCATTACTTTACTTATTATAATtgttatttgagacggagtcttgctgtgtcgcccaggctggagtgcagtggcacggtctcggctctctgcaacctccgtctcctgggttcaagcagttctcctgcctcaccctcctgagtagctgggattacaggcgcctgcccccaagcccgactgatttttgtatttttagtaggacggggtttcgccatgttggccaggctggtctcgagctgctgacctcaggtgatccgcccgctttggcctcccaaagtgctaggattacaggcctgagtcacagCCCCTGGCCCTATTcccattactttaaaaataccacAGAACTATTCTGATGGCACGCTGAGTTCCAGGGATACAACGCAGACAGAGCGAAGGTCAAGGTTACTGTGACAGCCATGGGATTCCTTGATCTCAGATAGGCCAGGTAGGCGTCAGCAGCCGCACAGCAAGAAGCTGGCTGATGTGAGCCCATAAAGGCCAAGCTGGGAGGGGTCGCCCTGGTCAGCTTTGGCTCACAGAATTGGGTCCCCAGCCCAAGCTGTTGCAGAGTGAGGATGATCCCGTGCAGCCTGCCGTCACCGCAGGCCTCTGCTGAGACCTCCCACGCCTGCATTTCCTTGCCCTGTCCCCTCTCTCTCAGGGCTGTGAGCTGGGCCATGTCACCCGGGATGCCCTGATACTGAGTTGGCCCCAGCCCAAGCTACCTTGAGAGCAGGCCCTGCACCTTTGAGACCTGAGAACCCACTGTGGGTCTTAGCGAGCAGGAGGGATTCTGGTTTTAGTGGTGCCTCCAGGTGAGACAGATGCTGGTGGGAGCGTGGGGTCAACCTGAGCAGTGATCCCCGTTCTTGGGCCTCAGCGACGCTGCAGGCATGGGCTTTGTCTGTTGTCGGCAGCTAGCATCACCTGGGGAGGCAGCATACCAGCCATGACCTTGGCCTCACTGTGGCTGTCGTCTCGTGAGAAGGAGTGCTGGGTTTGAAAGGAACTGGGTGGAGAACTGTGGGCAGCCACTGACCTTCCGAGCACGTAGGGTTTGTCTTACGGGCGCTTTCGTCTCAGCTGTCACCCCCTCCTGGGCGTTGAGATGCTCCCCTCTGTTCTGCGTGGGGAAGGCATGTCCTAGTCACACAGGAGAGGCCGGGTGAGAAGTGTTTGAAAGCTAGgatctggctgggcgtggtggctcacacctgtaatcccagcactttgggagactgaggtggatttatcacctgaggtcaggcgtttgagaccagcctggccaacatggcaaaaccctgtctctactaaaaatacagttaactgggtgtggtggctcatgcctgtagtcgcagcactttgggaggccaaggcaggtggatcacctgaggtcaggagtttgagatcagcctgaccaacatggtgaaaccccgtctctactaaaaatacaaaaattagccaggtgtggtggcacgtgtctgtagtcccagcactttgggaggccaaagcaggtggatcactgaggtcaggagtttgagatcaacctggccaacatggcaaaactctgtctctactaaaaatacaaaaataagccgggcgtgctggtacgtgcctgtaatcccagctactcgggaagccgaggcaggagaatcgcttgaactgggaggtggaggctgcagtgagctgagatcgtgctactgcactccagcttgggcaacagagccagactctgtctcaaaaagaaaaaaaaaaaggctaggctCTACATCTGCAAGATTGTGGCCTGTTTTCTTCCCTGACAGATTGCACAGGCTCAGGCCCCCAGGATAATTCTCCCGAGCCCTGCCTTCCCGCCTCCCTTCTGGGTTTTTATCCCCTCCCCATCTCCTTTCCCTCCGTCCTGTGTGCCTGCCCTCCCCGATCAGCCTGTCTTGCCTCCTCCCCAGGTCTCACCAATGTGTTGGGCTCCTTCGTCTCCTCCTACCCAGTCACAGGCAGCTTTGGACGGTGAGTGACGTGTCTTCCACTTCTGTTTGCCCACGTTGCCTTTACGTTGTTATCCTGACGAGGAGTCTGCCTGCCCTGACCCTGGCGCCCCGTCCTCCGCTGTGAACTCTCCgtggaggggcagggctgggggtcaCCCTGCTGTCCTCCAGGGTGTCCTCTGTTTCTTTACTCTCATAGATGGTCCTGCAGTTTAATACTAGAAACTTCCACTGGGCATTGTGGTATACCCTTGTTATCCCATTTACTCTGGAGGCggaagcgggagaatcgcttgagcccagcgggttgaggctgcagtgagttgtgactgcaacgctgcgctccagcctgggcaacacagcaagactccgtctctaaaacaAATACTGGAAAGTTCCCAGCACGCCAAAGCCCTTCTAGCTCCTGGTGCCAGAGTCAATTCCTAAAAGGACGTGGAGACAGGAAGGGCTGCAGCTCTGCCCTGAAGAAGCCAGGCGTGAGGCTTAGCCCAGACGCCCTAGGGCCCCTCCTCAGTCAGGACAACAGGATGGGGGTGATCTGTGGCTTAAAGGAGAGAAGGCGGCACCGCTTGGCAGTGCCCAGTCCCCCAGCTGCTGACGCTCGCCCTGCAGGGTGTGGGGCCCCCACATGGATGGGGGCAGGAACCCAAGAGGACGTGTGGTTCCTGAACTGCTTCCTATAGTCAGGGTGGCCTGAGCACAGCGCTCTGTGACTGCACCCTAAGTCTCTTTGCCTTGCCCCTCTTGCAGTCCCCGCCTGCTTCCTAAGCTGTGCCGGGAGCTGACGTCCCCTCGGAAGAACGGCCACAGGGTGTGGGCTGAGGTCTCCCCTTTCCCGGCCTCTGGTGACTGACGGTCTCTGTGTTGCCTTCCAGGACAGCCGTGAACTCTCAGTCGGGGGTGTGCACCCCGGCAGGGGGCCTGGTGACGGGTGAGGCCCTCCATCTTCCCCTTGTGCCCCCAGCCCTGAGAGTGGGAGAAAGGCAGGAGGGGGCCCAAGAGACGTCCCGTCCCTTTGGCTCATGGGCCGCGTGCCCCGGGACTGCACAGGGACTTGGGGGGCCTCAAAGGAGTAGGGGGACCACAGGAGACTgagcaggggctgggggtctTGGCACTCGTCGCCCTACCCTTGCCCCGTCCCCAGTGGGCTCCGCTGAACAGGAGGCTGCTATGCTGCGTGCTGGGGGGACCCTGTGCCCCCGAGGTCACCCGTGTTCCCGCTCCCCGCAGGAGTGCTGGTGCTGCTGTCTCTGGACTACCTGACTTCACTCTTCTACTACATCCCCAAGTCCGCCCTGGCCGCCATCATCATCATGGCCGTGGCCCCGCTGTTCGACACCAAGATCTTCAGGACGCTCTGGCGCGTTAAGAGTACGTTCTTGTCCTACGGGGAGAGCACTGTGATGCAGTGTCTGAACGTGGAGAATGTCATTTGTGCTACACCATTTTCCTGCAGCCACTGCtgcggggctggggctgggaagtTAAGGCAGTCCCGGAACAGAGGAGTGGATGGCCAGGAGATGGCCCCAGAGATGGTCCAGAGGCTCAGTGGGAAGAGCTGGAGCTCCTTGTCCTGACACCTGGGGTCCTGAGGGGGGGCACTGACCCAGGGAGGGTCTCCTCCTGATCCCCCTGCCCTCATTCCTACCCTCCCTGCTGCCTCTAGCCACCGGCCCAGCTGGGGGAGGGACGGGAGATGTGCCTGGTGACCAGCAGGGGCGGTGGAACAGCCTTGCACTCAGGCCCTGACTGCCAGTTCCTTTAACTTAAcacatgttgttttcttttgtttgtggaGGAAGCACGGAGTGGGTTCACCTAGCTGACTTGGCATTTTCTGGTCAGCCCCAGCAAGTTGCCAGGTGAAAGGATGGATAATTTTCTTGCATGCCTGCTGCATGCCAGGGCCTTTCGCATGTCAGTGCGCTGGGGCTTTAGAACAGCCCTGAAACATGTTAATATGCCCACGTGGAATGGGATGGTCGCTACCGCTAGAAACCGAGGCTTAGCCAGGGTGGGGCGGGCCTGACCTATGTGAGGTGGAATCCCCGCCAGGCCTGAGCCCATGCCCTTTGTCCCCAGGGCACCTTCTTGGCCAGGTCTCAAGAGTTCACGTGGTCCCTGCCCCACTCCTCAGGCCAGATCTGTGCCCTGACAAGCCGCTGCCACTTCCCTCCCTGAGGTGGGAGGCCAGGGACTGAGCGggcaggtctcagctgtgctcaGCTCGGATGAGGAGGGACCGAGCGGGCAGGTCTCAGCTGCGCTCAGCTCGGATGAGGCGGGCATTTCCTTCCTTTGACTTGAAGCCTGGCCTGGTCAGCAGCTGCTGTCCCCAAGTCCTCCGGAGTCCCCTCGGGGGCTGCTTTGGGTGCATGAGCACCTTTACTCATATGTGGGGGGCAGAAAGCTCCCACTGGTCAGCAGGGCCATGTTGGGGGCTTGGGCGGCTGCCAGGTGTCCCTCAGCAGCACCCTTCTCCTAGGACTGGACCTGCTGCCCCTGTGCGTGACCTTCCTGCTGTGCTTCTGGGAGGTGCAGTACGGCATCCTGGCCGGGGCCCTGGTGTCTCTGCTCATGCTCCTGCACTCCGCAGCCAGGCCCGAGACCAAGGTACCCTGCCGTGGCCTGAGTGGGGAGTGCGCTGGGGGCAGGACTCCTGGGCACGGTCTTATGTGTTGAGGGTCTGGGGTGATGGTGGTCGTGGGCGCTGCTGAAGGGGACCGCTTGCTGGCAGGCGGGCAACCACCCTGCTATAGAGCATGGTGTTCTCCCACTGTGTGGGGGCCGTGGGGGTCTCCCCTTAGCACCCCACTCCCAGTTCCCTCCAGCGTGCTAGGTTGGCTTGGGGCTTCCTGCTTGGGACAGGCCAAGCCTGGTGGAGGCTGCCCGGTTTCCAGGACTCACTCGTCCCTGCAGGTGTCAGAGGGGCCGGTTCTGGTCCTGCAGCCAGCCAGCGGCCTGTCGTTCCCCGCCATGGAGGCTCTGCGGGAGGAGATCCTAAGCCGGGCCCTGGAAGGTGCATGGGCGGGGGCCAAGGTGGTCTGAGGTCGCTCCCCTGTCCTCTGCTCCCCACTCCCAGCTCTTCAGGACCCCAAGGCCCTGTCCCCGACACTCTCTAGTCCACAAGGATTCAGGCGTCTCCGAGTGGGCAGGACTGTCCCCTGTGGGCCTCAGCCAGTGACTGCTGCAGCAAGGGTGGTGCTCCCCACATATCGCTCCTTCCCTGCCCCTAAAGTCCCCTTCCTGTTTCTGGGGGGTTGATTTTAGGGGAGCCGAGGGCCTGTGAGTGCTAGGAGGGAAACAGCTGCTGCTGTCATCAAACAGTTGCGTGTCTGGTCCTGTCACCCGAATCCCCCAACTGGGTGACTCAGTCCCCACGAGATGGAGCACTCTGgcctctctgtcccctccccctgGCCAGAGCCTCCTTTGGCCTCTGCGGAGCGGCTTTGGGCTGCTCTGCGTGGCATGACCTGGCTCGGACCTGTCTCCCCAGTCTCCCCGCCACGCTGCCTGGTCCTGGAGTGCACCCATGTCTGCAGCATCGACTACACCGTGGTGCTGGGGCTTGGCGAGCTCCTCCAGGACTTCCAGAAGCAGGACGTCGCCCTGGTCTTCGTGGGCCTGCAGGTGGGTGTGCGCTGGGCTGCCTTAGGGGTTAGCAGCTGCCTCAGGTCCTTCCTGTGCCTGCCTCCCGTGGTGAATGTGACATCTCTGGGCTGTGATACTGGACGGCCCTTCGGCCAGTGCTGGCTCTGCCTCTGATTTAAACAGTTCTCGTTCCCATCTGGCCTTCCTCGTCCCTCCCTGTGGAATGGGGAGCGGTGGCCCCCAGCCCTCTGAGGGGTCACGTTATGGCTTCATTTCCCTGGTGGTCACTGCCACACTGTCCTCAGTGCTGGGGACACACAGTGAATGAGGGTCAGTCCCTGCTCTCAGGGGAATTGtattttaggaaacaaaaagagaccggtgaggccagatgtggtggcttacgcctggaatccagcattttgggaggccaaggcgggcagatcacctgaggtcaggagttcaagatcagcctggccaacatggtgaaaccccgtctctactaaaaaatacaaaaaaaaaaaaacaacaaaaacaaaaacaaaactagccaggtgtggtggtgagcacttataattccagctacacgggaggctgggagaattgcttgaacccaggaggcagaggtagcagtgagccgagatcccgctactgtactccagcctgggcgacagagagagactccatctcagaacaaaacaaaaacaggtgcGCATAGAATTTCGTGAAAAACGTATTGTCAGGGCttccagaggctgaagaagaCAGGTTTCTGTGGAGGCCGTCCTGTTCAGAGCTGCAGGTAAAATGTAAGGGCCGGGTCCCGGGCCCTGCGTCTTAGGCCTCACCTGGGAGCCTTCCGAGCGCTGCAGGGTCGACATCGCAGGAGTGTGGCCGGTGTTTGCAGAGAGGCGGGGGTCTCTGTTACTGTGATTAAATGTATGCTCTCTGCCAAGTCCTAGATGGCAGAACATGGGGGACTAGGGCGTGTCCCCAGGCACTGAGAGGAGACATTCATGAACTAGCCATGAAACAGGAGGCTGACTGAACCGTATACCTCCTGTGTGGGCCACAGCTGGTACTTGTCAGGGTTTTATTCATCCCCAACCTGGCCCCCGAGGCTagtgctatctttttttttttttttttgagatggagtctcgctttgtcgcccaggctggaggtacagtggcgcgatctcagctcactgcaagctccgcctcccgggttcacgccattctcctgcctcagcctcccgagtagctgggactacaggtgcccgccaccgcgcccggctaattttttgtattttttagtagagatgggctttcaccttgttagccaggatggtcttgatctcctgaccttgtgatccgcccgcctcagcctcccaaagtgctgggattacaggcgtgagctaccgtgcccagctggcTAGTGTTGTCTTCATCCCCGTGTCCAGAAGAGGTcattgaggcccagagaagccagGTAAcctgcccacagtcacacagGATGGTGGACCGGGCTTCTGATTTAGGCATGTGCCTTCAGAGCTTTGCTCATAAGCGTTACATCCTGTGTCATATTTGCAGAGCACATGTCTTCATGGTCTTTGGAGAtgattcacttaaaaaaatactcCTCTGgcccagacatggtggctcatgcctgtaatcccagcactttgagaggccaaggtgggagatcaggggtttgagaccagcctggccaacatagtgaaactctgtccctactaaaaagacaaaaattagatgggcgtggtggcacatgcctgtaatcccagctactcgggaggctgaagcaggagaattgcttaaacctgggaggcggaggttgcagtgagctgagatctcgccatcgcactccagcctgggtaacaagagcaaaactccgttcaaaaacaaaaacaaaaaacaaacaaaacaaaacaaaactcctctGGGCCAGGCAGATTACAGGattacatctataatcccagcactttgggaggccgaggcaggaggatcccttgaggccgggagtttgagaccagcctgggcaacatgatgaaaccccatcaaaaaaataggaaaaattagctggacatggtggcgtgcccctgtagctactcaggaggctgaggtgggaggatcacttgagtctgggaggttgaggctgcagtgagccatgatcgtgctactgcattccaacctgagcaatgaacaagaccctgtctcaaaacaacaaaaaaattaaaaaaaaaaaaaaaaatcctcctctGACAGCATCCCCCTGGGGCTGCGTTTCTTCTCGCCGTTGGCTGGTGTGGAGGCGAAGCTGTGCCTCTCCGGGAGGCTCTGAGATTGCGTGTCCACCAGGCTGCCTGCCGTGTGCTAGAGAGGGACACATCCTGCCCTGGCTAAAGTCTGTCTGTCCTTCAGGTCCCTGTTCTCCGTGTCCTGCTGTCCGCTGACCTGAAGGGGTTCCAGTACTTCTCCACCCTGGAGGAAGCAGGTGGGCACAGTCAGACATCCTGCGACTTCGGTGATTTTATAAAAATCGTAAATGCTTATTGTAAAAACTACAGAAaaccagctgggcgcagtggctcatgcctgtcatcccagcactttgggaggccgaggtgggcagatcacctgaggtcaggagtttgagaccagcctggccaacatggtgaaaccccatcagtactaaaaatacaaatattagctgagtgtggtggtgggcacctgtagtcccagctattcgggaggctgaagctgagaattgcttgaacccaggaggcagaggttgcagtgagccgagatcgtgccgctgcactccagcctgggtgagagagcgagactctgtctccaaaaaacacaaaaacaaaaacaggaaaccaCCTCCACCCCAGTCCACTTTGGTGATCACTCCAGACCCCTCCCCTAAACATGCGTATGTTCTTGCCTGTCAGTGTGTGGATATGTGTTTGTGGTTTTACATAAATGGGATCATTTCACACCTGGTGCTCTGGAACCCACATTTTTCATGCAGAAGGTTGGAAGAATGTCCTTCCAGCGGAAGTCCACACCCCGAGGGATCAGGCCCAGGACAGAACAGGGCCGGGTCAGGAGATCCAGAAGCCCCGGGACAGGAGGGACGGGAGGGTCAGGAGCAGGGTGGGCCCTGAGCCCTGAGACAGCAATCGCTGGAGGTCTGAGCTGCAGCAGGTGTCAACAAGAGGATAGGCCAGCAATGCAGAGCATCcaccccaggccacacagcaggggcCAGAGGGTCCCAGGCCCCAGTGCCGggcctcttcctcttccactgAGGCCACAGCTAGAGGAGGGTCAGCTCCGTGAGAGTGAGGGGGGCGGATGTTGTACCAGCTTCGTTGGCTCAATGTGATGTCAGGGAGATTCACCCATGTCGTTGCTAGAAGGAAGCAGCTCAGATGCAGTGCACTGGAGGTGGATAAGCAGACTGTGGCCTGGCCATGGGATGGGAGGGTACCCTGAGCGGTAAGAAAGGGCCGTTAGTCACCTGAAAAATACACTTAGAGACTCCGCTGAGACCCTCAGGGAGTTAGTGACACTGGCCTGGGTGGCCCATAGCTCCTTCCTGCGTACCTTCTAGAACCCTGAAAGGCCCCCGTTAATCCCTTCCCGTGAACTGACCCATCCTCACTTCTGAGCTTTCAGTGCTTGAAAAATTGTTTGTACTTTCTGCAGAGAAACACCTGAGGCAGGAGCCAGGGGCCCAGCCCTGCAACATCAGAGAAGACGCCGTTCCGGACCACAAGGTCGCCCTGCTCGAGGCGTAATGGGGCCACCCATGGGCATCCACAGTTTGCAGGGTGTTCCGGAAGGTTCTTGTCACTGTGATTGGATGCTGGATGCCGCCTGATAGACATGCTGGCCCTGAGCAGGTAAcctggggaggagaaggaagccaGGCCTGGAGGTCTACGGCGGGGGCGGGGTCGGCTCAGTGGCTTCCTGTGGGATGACTGGAAAATGACCTCGCTGCTGTTCCCTGGCATGACCCTCTTTGGAAGAGTGGTTTGGAGAGAGTCTTCTAGAATGACAGACTGTGCGAGGAAGCAGGGCCACGGGTTTCTGGCCTGGGCTGTGCGAGGCGTCCTGGGGCCCGCAGCACCTTCCTGGCCCACCCGTGCCACCTGCAGGGGAGGGACGGGGCAGGCGGGAGTCTGGGAGGCGGGTCTGCTCCTGTTTGCGGCATCTGTGCCCCCAGGAGAAAGGCAAGGTGTGCCAAATGACGTCAAGTCTCTATGTACAAATAATTCTGTTTTGTAAATGGAGAAAGTGATAGCTTTGGTGATTTTGTAAAAGTCATAAATGCTTATTGTAAAACATACAGGAAACCACCCCCAACCCCTTCCACTTGGGTGATCACTCCAGACCCCTCCCCAAACGTGCATGTCCATCAGCGTGTGGATGTATGTTTACAGTTTACATAAATGGGATCATTTTATACATGGTGCTCTGGAACCCACGTTTTTCATGTAGTCGTTTGCAGTGAGTTATTTATTGTGATAATAAATAGCATTAGAACACATGGTTTT encodes:
- the SLC26A11 gene encoding sodium-independent sulfate anion transporter isoform X5 encodes the protein MPSSVTALGQARSSGPGMASSACCCSPAAVQRRLPILAWLPNYSLQWLKMDFIAGLSVGLTAIPQALAYAEVAGLPPQYGLYSAFVGCFVYFFLGTSRDVTLGPTAIMSLLVSFYTFHEPAYAVLLAFLSGCIQLAMGVLHLGFLLDFISCPVIKGFTSAATVTIGFGQIKNLLGLQNIPRQFFLQVYHTFLRIAETRVGDAVLGLVCMLLLLVLKLMRDHMPPVHPEMPLGVRLSHGLVWSATTASQNNYRVDANQELLAIGLTNVLGSFVSSYPVTGSFGRTAVNSQSGVCTPAGGLVTGVLVLLSLDYLTSLFYYIPKSALAAIIIMAVAPLFDTKIFRTLWRVKRLDLLPLCVTFLLCFWEVQYGILAGALVSLLMLLHSAARPETKVSEGPVLVLQPASGLSFPAMEALREEILSRALEVSPPRCLVLECTHVCSIDYTVVLGLGELLQDFQKQDVALVFVGLQVPVLRVLLSADLKGFQYFSTLEEAEKHLRQEPGAQPCNIREDAVPDHKVALLEA
- the SLC26A11 gene encoding sodium-independent sulfate anion transporter isoform X6 — protein: MPSSVTALGQARSSGPGMASSACCCSPAAVQRRLPILAWLPNYSLQWLKMDFIAGLSVGLTAIPQALAYAEVAGLPPQYGLYSAFVGCFVYFFLGTSRDVTLGPTAIMSLLVSFYTFHEPAYAVLLAFLSGCIQLAMGVLHLGFLLDFISCPVIKGFTSAATVTIGFGQIKNLLGLQNIPRQFFLQVYHTFLRIAETRVGDAVLGLVCMLLLLVLKLMRDHMPPVHPEMPLGVRLSHGLVWSATTASQNNYRVDANQELLAIGLTNVLGSFVSSYPVTGSFGRTAVNSQSGVCTPAGGLVTGVLVLLSLDYLTSLFYYIPKSALAAIIIMAVAPLFDTKIFRTLWRVKRSTEWVHLADLAFSGQPQQVARTGPAAPVRDLPAVLLGGAVRHPGRGPGVSAHAPALRSQARDQGVRGAGSGPAASQRPVVPRHGGSAGGDPKPGPGSLPATLPGPGVHPCLQHRLHRGAGAWRAPPGLPEAGRRPGLRGPAGPCSPCPAVR